One window of the Archaeoglobus sulfaticallidus PM70-1 genome contains the following:
- a CDS encoding Lrp/AsnC ligand binding domain-containing protein, translated as MVIGVTMVNVLPGKEKTVYNEIKEMKNVRDIYHVFGEFDFVVIIEAESLSILNNTVDNIRAIEGVTKTQTVVGAEI; from the coding sequence ATGGTAATTGGCGTTACAATGGTAAATGTTCTGCCCGGGAAGGAGAAGACCGTTTACAACGAAATAAAGGAGATGAAGAATGTCAGAGATATATACCATGTCTTCGGTGAGTTCGATTTTGTTGTTATAATAGAGGCTGAAAGCCTCTCGATACTAAACAATACAGTTGACAACATAAGGGCTATCGAAGGTGTTACAAAGACACAAACAGTTGTTGGTGCAGAAATATAA
- a CDS encoding DMT family transporter translates to MKIEHLLMLITAVLAVSSASIFVVLANAPGMVVAFWRLVISIPLFIILNRSFRLPENRMEVIIPAVSGFALGIHFSSWMESLFYASVAVSTTIVCTHSLFSGIFSSMFGEMPRMNQITGVIVALAGVYLLSGADPSSSIEGIILALIGAVFGGLYFATGRYARDKVDFGTYIVFTYLFAAIVALFIAVLSGSPLTGYSLNTWMFFALLAVIPMLLGHTLLNYLLRHMEVLPVTSSVIGEAMGSAILAYIVLNQTLQVMAWVYILLILAGIAIALKD, encoded by the coding sequence ATGAAAATAGAACACCTTTTAATGCTGATAACTGCTGTACTGGCTGTCTCGTCAGCCTCGATATTCGTGGTTCTTGCTAACGCTCCCGGAATGGTTGTAGCTTTCTGGAGGCTCGTTATATCCATCCCGCTGTTCATAATCCTGAACAGATCTTTCAGGCTGCCAGAGAACAGGATGGAGGTTATCATACCGGCTGTATCGGGATTCGCATTGGGCATTCACTTCTCTTCTTGGATGGAGTCGCTTTTTTACGCATCGGTTGCCGTTAGCACCACTATCGTATGTACACATTCTCTATTTTCTGGAATCTTTTCGTCCATGTTTGGAGAGATGCCAAGAATGAATCAGATTACTGGTGTGATTGTTGCTTTAGCTGGAGTTTACCTTCTGAGCGGTGCTGATCCTTCTTCGAGCATTGAGGGAATAATTCTAGCTTTGATAGGTGCGGTATTCGGCGGGCTGTATTTCGCTACTGGACGGTATGCGAGAGATAAGGTGGATTTTGGAACATACATCGTTTTCACATATCTATTTGCGGCAATAGTGGCTCTTTTTATTGCTGTACTTAGTGGATCTCCGCTCACAGGATACAGCCTCAATACATGGATGTTCTTTGCACTGCTGGCTGTGATACCGATGCTCTTAGGGCATACATTGCTGAACTATCTGCTGAGGCACATGGAGGTTTTGCCGGTAACATCAAGCGTTATCGGAGAGGCTATGGGATCTGCGATACTCGCCTACATAGTCCTCAATCAGACCCTTCAGGTAATGGCCTGGGTTTACATTCTGCTCATACTTGCCGGAATTGCAATAGCTCTGAAGGATTGA
- a CDS encoding DNA topoisomerase VI subunit B, with protein MNAEEFAKRQKEISIAEFFEKNKHILGYSNPAKSLITCVKEAVDNSLDACEDAGILPDILVKISKVEKSIYRVVIEDNGPGIVKEQIPKIFGKLLYGSRFHSIRQSRGQQGIGISGAVLYAQLTTGKPAVITSKTNPKSKAIRLKLFIDTKKNQPEIVAEEEIEWYYPRGTRIELELEGAYVKERKQSVLEYLSETSVVNPHAKITFVDPDGEIFEFNRLIDEIPKPPKEILPHPHGIEFGKLMWMLRTTKASTLKNFMKTEFVRVGDKKAEEVIAKAGLDPNRDPRELTREEIARLYSAFSDTEFLPPPTDCLSPIGEKNIMNSLISRYGVEWAHAITRKPKVYSGNPFLVEVGIGYGGELRGDDKVKLLRFANKIPLVYAQGGCALTKAVESINWKNYGLTQSRNELPIAPAVILIHVASTNIPYTSESKEAIASIPEIYDEIRLALQEAGRKLKEHIERKEKLKKKKSKEVVLNKILPLLAKKVCEVLERDEIDVNRVVAKIMGNVYIERTIKDGNVEIGIFNYSSAKKAFKVIEICSGKIECDDGKISTAGDTKTILWDVSLNPGESITLSYSLNGRIINRKPYVEGLDQEILSGGEVMSF; from the coding sequence ATGAATGCTGAGGAGTTTGCCAAAAGGCAGAAGGAAATCAGCATAGCTGAGTTCTTCGAGAAAAACAAGCATATACTTGGGTATTCCAATCCGGCAAAGAGCCTGATAACATGCGTCAAGGAGGCTGTCGATAACAGCCTTGATGCGTGCGAGGATGCAGGGATACTTCCGGATATTCTCGTCAAGATCAGCAAAGTTGAGAAAAGCATTTACAGGGTTGTTATTGAAGATAATGGCCCGGGAATTGTCAAGGAGCAGATACCAAAGATCTTCGGAAAGCTCCTTTACGGATCGAGGTTTCACTCGATAAGGCAGAGCAGAGGACAGCAGGGTATAGGGATATCGGGTGCTGTGCTGTACGCACAGCTAACAACCGGAAAGCCAGCAGTGATAACCTCAAAAACAAATCCGAAAAGCAAGGCAATAAGGCTCAAGCTGTTCATCGATACAAAGAAAAACCAGCCGGAAATCGTAGCAGAGGAGGAGATTGAATGGTACTACCCAAGAGGGACCAGGATCGAACTTGAATTAGAAGGAGCATATGTCAAGGAAAGAAAGCAAAGCGTTTTAGAATATCTATCCGAAACTTCAGTTGTAAACCCCCATGCAAAGATAACCTTTGTCGATCCAGACGGAGAGATTTTCGAGTTTAACAGGCTTATAGATGAGATCCCTAAACCTCCAAAAGAGATCCTCCCCCACCCTCACGGAATAGAGTTTGGGAAGCTGATGTGGATGCTCAGGACAACAAAAGCCAGCACGCTCAAGAATTTCATGAAAACCGAGTTTGTGAGGGTGGGCGATAAGAAGGCTGAAGAGGTTATTGCGAAAGCGGGTTTAGATCCAAATCGGGATCCAAGAGAGCTGACAAGGGAGGAGATAGCCAGGCTGTACTCTGCATTCTCCGATACAGAGTTCCTCCCGCCACCCACTGACTGCTTGTCTCCAATAGGAGAGAAGAATATAATGAACAGCCTGATATCAAGATATGGTGTTGAATGGGCCCATGCTATAACAAGAAAGCCCAAGGTTTACTCGGGAAATCCATTTCTTGTTGAGGTTGGAATAGGATATGGTGGGGAGCTTAGAGGAGATGACAAAGTTAAGCTGCTCAGGTTTGCTAACAAGATACCACTAGTCTATGCTCAGGGAGGATGTGCCCTCACAAAGGCCGTAGAGAGCATAAACTGGAAGAACTATGGGCTTACTCAATCAAGAAACGAGCTTCCGATTGCTCCAGCGGTTATACTGATCCATGTGGCATCAACCAACATTCCGTACACCTCAGAGTCAAAGGAGGCGATTGCCAGCATTCCGGAAATCTACGATGAGATCAGACTTGCCCTGCAAGAAGCTGGCAGAAAGCTCAAAGAGCATATCGAGAGAAAGGAGAAACTGAAAAAGAAGAAGAGTAAGGAGGTTGTTCTGAATAAGATCTTGCCTCTGCTCGCGAAAAAGGTCTGTGAAGTCCTAGAGAGAGATGAAATAGATGTTAACAGGGTTGTTGCGAAGATTATGGGTAATGTATACATTGAGAGAACGATAAAGGATGGAAATGTGGAGATAGGCATTTTCAACTACTCTTCTGCCAAGAAAGCGTTTAAGGTGATCGAGATCTGTTCTGGAAAGATTGAATGTGATGATGGAAAAATATCGACTGCCGGGGATACGAAAACTATTCTATGGGATGTAAGCCTTAACCCAGGAGAGAGCATAACACTGAGCTATTCGCTAAACGGCAGGATAATCAACAGGAAACCATATGTTGAGGGATTAGATCAGGAGATACTCAGCGGTGGGGAGGTTATGAGTTTCTGA
- a CDS encoding DUF554 domain-containing protein, with product MIGTIINSVTIVVASLFGMFIGSRLNPKLKESLMRVLGLVVVVIGLKMALLTDEVVILVGSILLGTAIGEVIGIESKLESFGRSVERRFEGSKFAEGFVSTTLLYCVGSMAVVGSIQEGLTGDYSLLLTKSLLDGFASIALASTLGIGVMFSSISVLVYQGSLTLLAGHISALMTEKIIAEITATGGVLIVAIGLRLMELIDLKPGNMLPSLLINPIILFLI from the coding sequence ATGATTGGTACGATCATAAACTCGGTAACCATAGTAGTTGCGAGCTTATTTGGAATGTTCATCGGATCAAGGCTGAATCCCAAACTCAAAGAATCCCTGATGAGAGTTTTGGGATTAGTTGTAGTGGTTATCGGTCTCAAAATGGCTCTTTTAACCGATGAGGTGGTTATACTTGTAGGGAGCATACTGCTCGGAACTGCCATAGGAGAGGTTATTGGAATAGAAAGCAAACTTGAGAGCTTTGGAAGATCTGTCGAAAGGAGGTTTGAGGGTTCGAAGTTTGCCGAAGGTTTTGTTTCTACAACACTGCTTTATTGTGTTGGCTCGATGGCAGTTGTTGGCTCAATTCAGGAAGGCCTTACAGGAGACTATTCTTTGCTGCTAACAAAATCACTCCTCGACGGTTTTGCATCCATTGCCTTAGCCTCCACCCTCGGCATAGGTGTCATGTTCTCCTCGATTTCCGTACTGGTATATCAGGGATCCCTCACGCTGCTCGCAGGACATATCTCTGCTTTGATGACTGAGAAAATCATTGCCGAGATCACGGCCACAGGCGGTGTTTTGATCGTTGCTATTGGCTTAAGACTAATGGAACTGATAGATCTAAAACCCGGAAACATGCTGCCATCTCTCCTTATAAACCCGATAATTCTGTTTCTGATTTAG
- a CDS encoding minichromosome maintenance protein MCM — protein sequence MFSSPEAWREFFETYYQKELNTLADKILTDGRKEKSIYVNFLKDLFIFYEGRIAEELLEYPDTVLEHASKGLELSYNIHDVRLENCKARIVNLPQTRRILIRDLRSEHVSKFVAVEGIVRKVTEVRPKIVKASFICLSCGNEVFVVQDDNQLKQPYECKTCNTRGRFVFNPDNSIKVDSQRIKIQEYPENLRGGEQPQTIDVFLEGDLTGKINPGDRVVINGIVRARTRGYGSRKTPYMDIFIEGNSIEVLQQEYEEFEITQEDIEKIMELSEDPDLYKKITDSVAPVIYGYDKIKLAIALQLFGGVPKKLPDGTEIRGDIHILLVGDPGVAKSQMLRYVHRIAPRSVYTTGKGTTSAGLTATATRDEVDGRWTLEAGALVLADKGIALVDEIDKMRAEDRSALHEAMEQQTISVAKAGINAMLRSRCALLGAANPKYGRFDLYSPLVEQIDLSPTLLSRFDLIFIMTDQPNPDHDRRLAEHILKTHQIGEKLEMMKHLSIEAAEYRNEYKNIEPKIDPQLLRKYIAYAKRTVFPVLTKDAMDRIIEYYVNLRNSSKESSVTITARQLEALIRLAEASARLRLSDEVTVEDVNRVIDVVEASLKQIATNPETGEIDIDYGLTGTSKTQRDRILTIKKIVEELEKLDDYRKGVPEDEIIKRAVEKGIDEMRAKDVLHKLREKGELYSPRPNLYRIVHYT from the coding sequence ATGTTCAGCAGTCCTGAGGCATGGAGGGAGTTCTTCGAGACATATTATCAGAAAGAGCTGAACACTCTTGCAGACAAAATCCTGACGGATGGCAGGAAAGAGAAGTCGATTTATGTTAATTTCCTCAAGGATCTGTTCATATTCTATGAGGGCAGGATTGCCGAGGAACTTCTGGAATATCCTGATACGGTTCTGGAGCATGCATCCAAAGGCCTTGAGCTCTCGTACAACATACACGATGTCAGGCTGGAGAACTGCAAGGCTAGGATAGTAAACCTCCCTCAGACGAGGAGAATCCTCATCAGGGATTTGAGGAGCGAGCATGTTTCCAAGTTTGTTGCTGTTGAGGGAATTGTGAGGAAGGTTACCGAAGTCAGACCCAAAATCGTGAAGGCATCATTTATATGCCTTTCATGTGGGAATGAAGTTTTTGTTGTTCAAGATGATAATCAACTCAAGCAGCCTTATGAATGCAAAACCTGCAACACGAGGGGAAGGTTCGTTTTCAATCCTGATAATTCCATCAAGGTTGATAGTCAGAGGATAAAGATTCAGGAATATCCCGAAAATCTGAGGGGTGGAGAGCAGCCTCAAACGATTGATGTTTTTCTTGAGGGAGATTTAACCGGGAAAATCAATCCCGGAGACAGAGTTGTCATAAACGGGATAGTTAGGGCCAGAACAAGAGGTTACGGAAGCAGAAAAACACCCTACATGGACATATTCATTGAGGGAAATTCAATTGAGGTACTCCAGCAGGAATACGAGGAGTTTGAGATAACTCAGGAGGATATCGAGAAGATTATGGAACTCAGCGAGGACCCTGATCTGTATAAAAAGATAACCGATTCTGTAGCTCCTGTAATTTACGGCTATGACAAGATAAAGCTCGCAATAGCTCTACAGCTTTTTGGAGGGGTACCCAAGAAGCTCCCAGACGGCACTGAAATCAGAGGGGATATTCACATACTCCTCGTTGGAGATCCGGGTGTTGCCAAGAGTCAGATGCTGAGGTATGTTCACAGAATAGCTCCCAGAAGTGTTTACACTACTGGGAAGGGAACGACTTCTGCTGGATTGACAGCGACGGCTACCAGAGATGAGGTGGATGGGAGATGGACGCTTGAAGCCGGAGCGCTGGTTCTTGCAGATAAAGGTATAGCCCTTGTGGATGAGATCGACAAGATGAGGGCCGAGGACAGATCAGCACTGCATGAGGCGATGGAGCAGCAGACGATAAGTGTGGCAAAGGCTGGAATAAATGCGATGCTGAGATCGAGATGTGCCTTGCTTGGTGCAGCGAATCCGAAGTACGGCAGATTCGACCTCTACTCTCCTCTGGTTGAGCAGATCGATCTGTCTCCAACCCTTCTCTCCAGATTCGATCTGATATTCATAATGACGGATCAGCCGAATCCTGATCATGATAGGAGGCTTGCAGAGCACATCCTGAAAACCCACCAGATCGGTGAGAAGCTCGAGATGATGAAGCACCTATCAATTGAAGCTGCTGAATACAGGAATGAATACAAAAACATAGAGCCAAAGATAGATCCCCAGCTGCTCAGAAAGTACATAGCCTATGCCAAAAGGACTGTTTTCCCAGTGCTGACGAAAGATGCGATGGACAGGATAATCGAGTACTATGTGAACCTGAGAAATTCATCGAAGGAATCATCTGTTACCATAACCGCAAGGCAGCTTGAGGCACTCATAAGGCTGGCTGAAGCTTCAGCAAGGCTAAGACTGTCAGATGAGGTTACGGTTGAGGATGTGAACAGGGTTATTGATGTAGTTGAAGCAAGCCTGAAGCAGATAGCCACAAATCCCGAGACTGGAGAGATAGACATAGATTACGGGCTGACGGGAACGTCCAAAACTCAGAGAGACAGGATTCTGACGATCAAAAAGATCGTCGAGGAGCTTGAGAAACTCGACGATTACAGGAAGGGTGTGCCTGAGGATGAGATCATAAAGAGGGCTGTTGAAAAAGGAATAGATGAAATGAGGGCAAAGGATGTACTGCATAAGCTGAGGGAGAAGGGAGAACTTTACTCTCCAAGGCCCAACTTGTACAGAATCGTTCATTATACTTAG
- a CDS encoding deoxyhypusine synthase, whose amino-acid sequence MEKVRGVSFDEVSLSKILDEMYYSAFNARRLAIAAKIFRKMVEEDYFVFLTLSGAMIPAGMRNVISGMMKNGFINCLVTTGANIVHELVEALGIGHEIGREDVDDVELASKNINRIYDVFVVQNAFEEVENFISPIISDLEGAYSTPEFLRVVGEKIEDRNSFLRVAYEKGIPVFSPTLHDSIVGLHLSIYRKKGFYIDFMKDINQILDLCFQKRKIGVVIVGGGVPKNFTLQAMLLADGFDSAIQITTDSPQWGGLSGATLSEAKSWCKLKENAEEVTVYCDATIALPLLYAYLLEHE is encoded by the coding sequence ATGGAGAAAGTCAGGGGCGTATCATTTGACGAAGTCAGTCTATCGAAGATACTCGATGAGATGTACTATTCAGCCTTTAATGCGAGGAGACTAGCTATTGCAGCAAAAATTTTCAGGAAGATGGTTGAGGAGGATTACTTCGTTTTCTTAACGCTGTCAGGAGCTATGATCCCGGCTGGGATGAGAAATGTCATATCTGGGATGATGAAAAATGGATTCATCAACTGTTTGGTGACAACTGGAGCGAACATCGTTCACGAGCTTGTTGAGGCTCTTGGCATAGGCCATGAGATCGGGAGGGAAGATGTTGATGATGTCGAGCTTGCGAGCAAAAACATAAACAGAATTTACGATGTTTTTGTTGTACAAAATGCGTTTGAAGAGGTTGAGAACTTCATATCCCCGATAATATCTGATTTGGAGGGAGCCTATTCAACTCCTGAGTTTTTGAGAGTTGTTGGAGAAAAAATTGAGGACAGGAACTCATTTCTGAGGGTTGCTTACGAGAAGGGTATTCCCGTATTCAGCCCCACCCTGCATGATTCTATAGTTGGCCTTCATCTGAGCATATACAGAAAAAAGGGCTTTTACATCGACTTCATGAAGGACATAAACCAAATCCTCGACCTCTGTTTCCAGAAGAGAAAGATCGGTGTTGTCATTGTGGGTGGTGGAGTGCCGAAAAACTTCACACTTCAGGCGATGCTGCTTGCAGATGGTTTCGATTCGGCAATTCAGATAACCACGGATTCTCCACAGTGGGGTGGACTGAGTGGAGCAACGCTCAGCGAAGCTAAAAGCTGGTGCAAGCTCAAAGAAAATGCTGAGGAGGTTACGGTTTACTGCGATGCGACAATAGCCCTCCCGCTACTGTATGCCTATCTCCTGGAGCATGAGTAA
- a CDS encoding DUF2103 domain-containing protein produces MGSSKLGGDHTTIIGGRRGRKIVAKISTSEKVKRIVPGIIKVGMSSGGGFRAKFLRPDERGNLRLLLREGSTVQEIFIVTTAKNFKEGSDIIKELERIIGDFK; encoded by the coding sequence GTGGGCAGTAGCAAGCTTGGTGGAGACCACACAACGATAATCGGCGGGAGAAGGGGAAGGAAGATAGTAGCGAAAATATCTACTTCTGAGAAGGTAAAGAGGATCGTTCCGGGTATAATCAAGGTTGGGATGTCTTCTGGAGGAGGATTCAGAGCGAAGTTTTTGAGGCCAGATGAGAGGGGAAATCTGAGGCTTTTGCTCAGGGAAGGCTCAACGGTTCAGGAAATTTTCATCGTAACAACAGCCAAGAATTTCAAGGAGGGAAGTGATATTATCAAAGAGCTTGAGAGGATAATAGGAGACTTTAAATGA
- a CDS encoding DNA topoisomerase IV subunit A codes for MNEIERECLRSLLKIPESIYEQMKNGKIPEIQIATRTKHNIEFSEDSGVWVYGSRKSVRSAKSVKGAFQLLKMAYVIGFLKEQLKTNKSSTLRELYYISENWDIAKFNEQPESDRLIEDLEIITSFQREHFHIRPEEDGATVVGPIKIREETRRGYREIHCQDDVGEGGYQIPVNVDKIEFLEHDAKFVIAIETGGMRDRLIENGFDEKFDAIIVHLKGQPARSTRRLLKRLNTELNLPVVVFTDGDPWSYRIFASVAYGSIKSAHLSEYLATPSAQFVGIRPSDIVKYNLPSDKLNEEDIKALNSILSDPRFDTEFWKSEVKLQLELMKKSEQQALAKYGLDYVTDVYLPERLSEMGVL; via the coding sequence TTGAACGAAATTGAACGTGAGTGTTTGAGAAGTCTTCTCAAAATTCCCGAATCGATTTATGAGCAGATGAAAAATGGAAAGATACCCGAGATCCAGATTGCCACGAGAACCAAGCACAACATCGAGTTCAGCGAAGACAGCGGAGTTTGGGTTTATGGAAGCAGGAAGAGTGTCAGGAGTGCGAAATCTGTAAAGGGAGCGTTTCAGCTATTGAAGATGGCTTATGTTATTGGATTCCTGAAAGAGCAGCTAAAAACCAACAAGTCCTCAACACTCAGAGAGCTTTACTATATCTCGGAAAACTGGGATATTGCAAAGTTCAACGAGCAGCCGGAGAGCGACAGGCTGATAGAAGATCTAGAGATAATAACCTCATTCCAGCGAGAGCACTTCCATATAAGGCCTGAAGAAGATGGTGCAACAGTTGTCGGCCCAATAAAGATCAGAGAGGAGACGAGGAGAGGTTACAGGGAGATACACTGTCAGGATGATGTTGGTGAAGGTGGGTATCAGATCCCAGTTAATGTGGACAAGATAGAGTTTCTGGAACATGATGCAAAGTTCGTCATAGCGATAGAGACCGGAGGTATGAGGGACAGACTGATAGAGAATGGATTTGATGAGAAGTTTGATGCGATAATAGTCCACCTGAAAGGCCAGCCGGCAAGAAGCACGAGAAGGTTGTTGAAAAGGTTGAACACGGAGCTTAATTTACCGGTTGTTGTTTTCACGGATGGCGATCCGTGGAGCTACAGAATTTTTGCGAGCGTTGCCTATGGATCGATAAAGTCAGCCCACCTGTCAGAATACCTCGCAACACCCTCTGCCCAATTTGTGGGAATAAGGCCAAGCGATATCGTGAAGTACAACCTTCCATCTGATAAGCTAAACGAGGAGGATATCAAAGCCCTCAATTCAATTCTGTCAGATCCGAGGTTCGACACAGAGTTCTGGAAGAGCGAGGTGAAGCTACAGCTTGAGTTGATGAAAAAGTCAGAGCAGCAGGCTCTCGCGAAGTATGGGCTGGATTATGTTACTGATGTCTATCTGCCGGAAAGGTTGAGTGAGATGGGAGTGCTTTAA
- a CDS encoding PUA domain-containing protein, producing MKPRIRDPNEKELKTIRKALGAFGKKDFLADKRILIAEYKNKKEVYFLSPELHDFLKEGLRNGNLKSIVCAGIKLGEVGKRFRLTLEGAYYLSSKKKRVYVNERGEMLFLYGRDIFSESVVKVSESIKENDIVFVCNKHGDVLGIGKSRYDGRIMRSVEKDRVVVENLVDRGEYLRKEKLYNAY from the coding sequence ATGAAGCCTCGAATAAGGGACCCAAATGAGAAGGAGCTAAAGACGATTAGAAAGGCACTGGGTGCTTTCGGAAAAAAGGATTTTCTTGCTGATAAGAGAATACTCATTGCTGAGTACAAGAACAAAAAAGAGGTTTATTTTCTATCTCCTGAACTTCACGATTTTTTGAAAGAGGGTCTCAGGAATGGCAACCTCAAAAGCATCGTTTGTGCGGGAATAAAGCTTGGAGAGGTTGGGAAGAGATTCAGGCTAACACTAGAGGGAGCTTACTATCTGTCCAGCAAGAAAAAAAGGGTTTATGTAAACGAAAGAGGTGAGATGCTCTTCTTGTATGGTAGAGACATTTTTTCGGAGTCTGTTGTTAAGGTTAGCGAGAGCATAAAGGAAAACGACATAGTTTTTGTCTGTAACAAGCATGGAGATGTTCTGGGTATAGGAAAAAGCAGATATGATGGCAGGATAATGCGGAGCGTTGAAAAAGACAGGGTGGTTGTGGAGAACTTGGTCGATAGGGGAGAATACCTCAGAAAGGAAAAATTGTATAATGCTTATTAA
- a CDS encoding radical SAM/SPASM domain-containing protein — MVLRDRILLRNFEKPVVYNAKTDELYELDEEAFEFLRQCDGGKEAKDSEFVRYCIENGILEFSDEKRPVHVPSKSLRPSLRHMLVHVTLRCNLNCRHCYLPKKQTNMDYRTFNTLIEEFSEAGGIKLMLSGGEPLLHPEIYSFLDVLESYDFRKVLITNGTLIDEKNAGKIEVDEVQISIDGIKSHDFIRGKGTFEKAMRALKLLIDYGVDVSVATMVHRYNIDEFDEMEKLFKGTIKSWMVDYPSLEGNLRFNEDILVEVDMAVKIMSRYGFGDFSHRVAGYTCGAHMCASDPEGNISRCGFFESVGNIRDGLANCWRKLTDKCLWSIDEIEVCRDCGHRMECSGGCRFRAKTLFGGIKKPDRIMCGLYGRV; from the coding sequence TTGGTTCTCAGAGATAGGATACTGCTCAGGAATTTTGAGAAGCCCGTTGTTTACAACGCAAAAACCGATGAGCTATATGAACTCGACGAAGAGGCATTCGAGTTTCTCAGACAGTGCGATGGTGGGAAAGAGGCCAAAGATTCTGAGTTTGTGAGATACTGCATTGAGAATGGAATTCTGGAATTTAGTGATGAGAAAAGGCCGGTTCATGTACCAAGCAAGTCCTTAAGGCCTTCTCTTCGCCACATGCTTGTACATGTTACGCTCAGATGCAATCTCAACTGCAGACACTGCTATCTTCCAAAGAAGCAAACGAACATGGATTACAGAACATTCAACACGCTCATCGAAGAGTTCTCCGAAGCTGGCGGGATAAAGCTCATGCTGTCAGGGGGTGAGCCTCTTCTCCATCCAGAGATTTACTCTTTCCTTGATGTACTGGAAAGCTACGATTTCAGGAAAGTTCTGATAACCAACGGCACACTTATTGATGAGAAGAATGCTGGCAAGATTGAGGTCGATGAGGTTCAGATAAGCATCGATGGGATCAAATCTCACGATTTTATCAGGGGAAAGGGAACATTCGAGAAGGCCATGAGGGCTTTAAAACTCCTCATAGATTATGGCGTTGATGTAAGCGTTGCTACAATGGTTCACAGGTATAATATTGACGAGTTCGACGAGATGGAAAAGCTGTTCAAAGGAACAATTAAATCGTGGATGGTGGACTATCCATCTCTTGAGGGAAACCTCAGGTTCAATGAAGATATTCTTGTTGAGGTTGATATGGCAGTTAAGATCATGTCCAGATATGGATTTGGAGATTTTTCCCATAGAGTTGCCGGATACACCTGCGGGGCTCACATGTGTGCATCGGATCCAGAAGGAAATATCTCCCGCTGTGGTTTCTTTGAATCAGTCGGAAATATAAGAGATGGTCTTGCAAATTGCTGGAGAAAGCTCACAGATAAGTGCCTCTGGAGTATAGATGAGATAGAGGTTTGCAGGGATTGTGGTCATAGGATGGAATGTTCAGGAGGGTGCAGGTTCAGGGCAAAAACTCTTTTTGGGGGGATAAAGAAGCCGGACAGAATTATGTGTGGGTTGTATGGCCGAGTATAA
- a CDS encoding sn-glycerol-1-phosphate dehydrogenase translates to MKRKIKREFLNSVDLPLFVELGEGPRKYIWDIIDELNLSSVYIIAGRTSYEVAGRKIAERINEFITGTHFVKEGGMDEVKKLTVDLVYHDIDCVMGIGGGKVLDVAKVFSSELNVPFISVPTVASHDGIASPIASFKEDGKPVSVTAKPPTAVIADLIILKHSPIRLLKSGYGDLISNTVAVKDWHLSKEVTGEDYNEISASMAALPAKLMLDSAEKLDFRNLAHLEMLVRGLILSGVAISIAGSSRPASGSEHRFSHALDYLGYSNATHGEKVALGSIIMEYLHEKHYGNGDWERIRFSLERIQAPTTAKEVGLTKEQILEALMLAKKIRRKRYSILEDVNPDKEDFEVVLTKTGIV, encoded by the coding sequence ATGAAAAGAAAGATCAAAAGAGAATTCCTCAATTCTGTTGATCTCCCTCTGTTCGTTGAGCTTGGCGAGGGGCCAAGAAAGTACATATGGGATATCATCGATGAGTTAAACCTCTCAAGCGTTTACATCATAGCTGGAAGGACATCCTACGAAGTTGCTGGAAGAAAGATTGCTGAAAGGATAAACGAGTTCATAACGGGCACGCACTTTGTGAAAGAGGGCGGAATGGATGAGGTTAAAAAGCTCACGGTCGATCTGGTGTATCACGACATCGACTGCGTTATGGGTATTGGTGGTGGAAAGGTTCTGGATGTAGCGAAGGTGTTCTCATCTGAGTTGAATGTTCCGTTTATAAGCGTTCCGACGGTTGCATCCCATGATGGCATAGCATCACCGATTGCGAGCTTCAAGGAAGATGGGAAGCCAGTTTCTGTAACTGCAAAACCACCAACAGCGGTTATAGCTGACCTCATCATTTTAAAGCACAGTCCAATAAGGTTGTTGAAAAGCGGGTATGGCGATCTGATCTCAAACACGGTTGCCGTTAAGGACTGGCATCTCTCAAAAGAGGTTACTGGAGAAGATTACAACGAGATTTCCGCAAGCATGGCTGCTCTTCCGGCAAAGCTGATGCTCGATTCCGCTGAAAAGCTCGACTTCAGGAATTTAGCTCACTTAGAGATGCTCGTTAGGGGTCTAATTCTGAGCGGGGTAGCGATCTCGATTGCTGGAAGCAGCAGACCGGCAAGCGGTTCAGAACACAGGTTCAGCCACGCTCTCGACTATCTGGGCTACAGCAACGCAACCCATGGAGAGAAGGTTGCTCTGGGCTCGATCATAATGGAATACCTGCATGAAAAGCACTACGGAAATGGAGACTGGGAGAGAATCCGCTTCTCTCTCGAGCGGATACAGGCACCAACCACGGCAAAGGAGGTTGGCTTAACAAAGGAGCAGATTCTTGAAGCTCTCATGCTAGCCAAAAAAATTAGGAGGAAGAGGTATTCGATACTTGAAGATGTGAATCCAGACAAGGAGGATTTTGAGGTAGTCCTCACAAAAACTGGAATAGTTTAG